In Hermetia illucens chromosome 5, iHerIll2.2.curated.20191125, whole genome shotgun sequence, a single window of DNA contains:
- the LOC119657278 gene encoding ribonuclease 3 — translation MNIPPPDFTKPPPDFSKPPPSVRANYRAGNANPPYPLPPPSFHNPSVPVYCPNFPPPVCYNPNIPPPNFAPYGLRSQGPASSRCPPPRTGYSSQTSSGTTSPRSSSSFQSSRFSSHSQDRSRRPTTTSSAHDYGSHEGSSPYSRRASSLGVLESKSSRLSSTRSLSGSTADSQSSRERSEHLSRSSSRRVETERERLLKNWRANFCETSEEIAKKLAEIAGNEEKETWIRSSPAEIYYRRLNEHVVEGSTRLDALCQVFEDQLVARVDRERAKLPPYQPPERKRKVRLCRHECGKCSSSDSSEEEFEPHEDCSLEELSQKMAHPQRLHPDLWHNEPGEINDGPLCRCSIKSRRTGIRHGIYPGEKGFPKCNPNSNNAERLYHYRITISPPTNFLTKTPTIIKHDQHEFIFEGFSLLSHVRIGEFPTCKVIRFNIEYTIHYIEEKMPENFTVKELDLFFKYLFHELLELVDFHLMPAGADPESVCPCYHFLPRFVRDLEDNGKEVLAMSEVLKYLLDSSGPLVDRNTLEHMNDISQNEWQDYVDYIKGMVVTNPAKRPCSVRIDQLDRNVSDLPECVDNEVAGITHPVIVHFGIRPPQLSYAGNREYQKVWREYSKYRHLIANMSKPSYDDKRKLKAKEAKLVEMRTQCRMKRSITVAISSKGFFRTGIMCDIVQHAMLIPVLTTHLRFHHSLGLLEQAIEYNFQNRYLLQLALTHPSYKENFGTNPDHARNSLTNCGIRQPEYGDRKIHYMNRRKRGINTLINIMSRFGKKYETDSNITHNERLEFLGDAVVEFLTSIHLFFMFPELEEGGLATYRAAIVQNQHLAVLASKFQLEQFMLYAHGSDLCNELELRHAMANCFEALMGALLLDGGITVADKVFARALWMTQESLKDVWENYPPHPLQEQEPLGDRKWIESYQMLKDLTKFEDSIGVQFKHIRLLARAFTDRSIGFTHLTLGSNQRLEFLGDTVLQLICSEYLYRHFPEHHEGHLSLLRSSLVNNRTQAMVCDDLGMTQFAVYLNHKADLKTKDRADLLEAFLGALYVDKGLEYCETFCQVCLFPRLQVFIMNQDWNDPKSKLQQCCLTLRTMDGDEPDIPVYKVIECIGPTNIRVFTVAVYFRGKRLATASGPSIQQAEMNAAKYALENSRELFPQLDHQRRVISQSIKQQGKGSNIRSDSPTGSNFRGSIYARDAGDDSHLPKQYRIREDVSSDELSVSSDDYKRDTQKRKKRKHKKKRSRSSSKAKSSVEKRDDDSNSDTQCHPEKDSSKKKDHRTYTSEKSGSYLKVSEAEEVSDVESGEII, via the exons ATGAATATCCCGCCACCGGATTTTACGAAACCTCCTCCGGATTTCTCAaaaccaccaccaagtgtgaggGCTAACTACCGCGCAGGCAATGCCAACCCGCCCTATCCATTGCcaccaccatcttttcataatCCTTCCGTTCCAGTTTACTGCCCTAACTTCCCTCCGCCTGTTTGCTACAACCCCAACATCCCGCCTCCTAATTTTGCCCCTTATGGACTCCGGAGTCAAGgcccagcatcttcaagatgtcCACCGCCTCGGACTGGATACTCCTCGCAAACGAGCTCGGGAACAACTTCGCCCCGATCATCTAGCAGTTTTCAGAGTTCCCGGTTTTCCAGCCATTCCCAAGACCGGTCACGTCGCCCCACAACAACGAGCAGCGCCCACGATTATGGCAGCCATGAAGGAAGCTCGCCTTATTCCCGCCGGGCGTCGTCTCTTGGGGTATTGGAATCTAAATCGTCACGTCTGAGTAGCACCAGGTCTCTGTCTGGCTCAACTGCAGATTCCCAATCGTCCCGTGAGCGCTCCGAGCATTTGTCGCGATCTTCCTCAAGACGAGTCGAGACGGAGCGTGAGCGGCTCCTTAAAAATTGGCGAGCAAACTTCTGCGAGACTTCAgaggaaatagcgaaaaaattgGCCGAAATTGCAGGCAACGAGGAGAAGGAAACCTGGATCCGCTCGTCCCCGGCAGAAATCTACTATCGTCGTCTGAATGAACATGTCGTGGAGGGAAGCACGCGGTTGGATGCGCTTTGTCAGGTGTTTGAGGACCAGTTGGTCGCGCGAGTCGACAGGGAACGTGCGAAACTACCGCCCTACCAGCCGCCCGAGCGAAAGCGGAAGGTCCGATTGTGCCGGCATGAAT GTGGAAAGTGCTCGTCGTCGGACTCGTCAGAGGAGGAATTCGAACCACACGAGGACTGCTCGTTGGAAGAATTATCCCAGAAGATGGCGCACCCGCAGAGGTTACACCCCGACCTCTGGCATAACGAGCCTGGCGAGATAAACGACGGTCCTCTGTGCCGATGCTCGATAAAGTCCCGCCGCACGGGCATTCGGCACGGTATCTATCCGGGCGAGAAAGGATTCCCCAAGTGCAATCCGAACTCGAACAATGCGGAGCGGCTCTATCACTATCGAATCACCATTTCGCCGCCAACAAACTTCCTAACCAAGACCCCGACTATCATCAAGCACGACCAGCACGAGTTCATCTTCGAAGGCTTTTCATTGTTGTCGCACGTCCGCATCGGGGAGTTCCCCACTTGCAAG GTAATCCGGTTCAACATTGAGTACACGATCCACTACATTGAGGAGAAAATGCCTGAAAACTTCACCGTGAAGGAGCTGGATCTGTTCT TTAAGTACCTCTTCCATGAGCTGCTGGAGCTAGTcgactttcatttgatgcctgcAGGAGCCGACCCCGAGAGCGTTTGTCCTTGCTATCATTTCCTGCCTCGCTTTGTTCGCGACTTGGAGGACAACGGCAAGGAAGTTCTGGCGATGAGTGAAGTTCTGAAGTATCTTCTGGACAGCTCCGGACCCTTAGTGGACAGAAACACGCTAGAACATATGAACGACATCAGCCAGAATGAGTGGCAGGACTACGTGGACTACATAAAGGGCATGGTGGTCACGAACCCGGCGAAGCGCCCGTGCTCCGTGCGAATTGACCAGTTGGATCGGAATGTGTCCGACTTACCTGAATGTGTTGATAACGAAGTCGCTGGCATCACGCACCCGGTCATAGTACACTTCGGAATCCGCCCGCCACAGCTGAGTTACGCTGGCAATCGTGAATATCAGAAGGTGTGGCGGGAATACTCCAAGTATCGGCACTTAATTGCGAATATGTCCAAGCCGTCCTACGACGACAAGCGCAAGTTGAAGGCGAAGGAAGCTAAGCTGGTTGAAATGCGAACGCAGTGCCGAATGAAGCGCAGTATAACGGTCGCCATTAGTTCAAAAGGTTTCTTCAGGACCGGCATAATGTGTGACATCGTGCAGCACGCGATGCTTATTCCTGTTCTGACGACGCATCTCCGCTTCCATCACTCACTCGGTCTTTTGGAGCAGGCGATCGAGTACAATTTCCAGAATCGCTATCTACTGCAACTGGCCCTCACGCATCCTTCCTACAAAGAAAACTTCGGCACGAATCCCGACCATGCTCGCAACAGCCTAACCAACTGCGGCATTCGCCAGCCAGAGTATGGCGACCGCAAGATCCACTACATGAACAGGCGGAAACGAGGCATTAACACGCTCATCAACATCATGTCCAGGTTCGGCAAAAAATACGAGACGGACAGCAATATTACGCACAACGAGCGCTTGGAGTTCTTAGGCGATGCCGTTGTAGAGTTCCTGACATCAATTCATCTGTTCTTCATGTTCCCCGAACTGGAGGAAGGTGGTCTGGCCACCTACAGAGCGGCAATTGTCCAGAATCAACATCTCGCCGTTCTGGCCAGCAAGTTTCAGTTGGAGCAGTTCATGCTCTACGCGCACGGCTCGGATTTGTGCAATGAACTCGAGCTTCGCCATGCAATGGCCAACTGTTTCGAAGCCTTGATGGGAGCACTTCTATTAGACGGCGGGATCACGGTCGCTGACAAGGTGTTCGCACGAGCGCTCTGGATGACTCAGGAATCGCTGAAGGATGTATGGGAAAATTATCCACCACATCCACTTCAAGAACAGGAGCCACTTGGCGACCGCAAGTGGATTGAGTCGTATCAAATGTTGAAGGATCTCACCAAGTTCGAGGACTCAATCGGGGTGCAGTTCAAGCACATTCGATTACTAGCGCGGGCGTTCACCGACCGAAGCATCGGATTCACCCACTTGACTCTAGGCTCGAATCAACGACTGGAATTCTTAGGCGATACCGTCTTGCAATTGATTTGCTCTGAATATCTCTACCGCCACTTTCCGGAGCATCACGAAGGTCACCTGTCCTTGCTGCGTTCCTCCTTAGTCAACAACAGAACGCAAGCAATGGTCTGCGATGACTTAGGCATGACCCAATTCGCGGTTTACCTAAACCACAAAGCCGATCTGAAAACCAAAGACCGAGCTGATCTGCTCGAAGCATTCCTGGGGGCACTGTACGTAGACAAAGGCTTAGAATATTGCGAAACGTTTTGTCAAGTCTGTCTATTTCCACGCCTACAAGTTTTCATAATGAATCAAGACTGGAACGACCCCAAGTCGAAGCTGCAACAATGCTGTCTGACATTGCGCACAATGGACGGCGACGAGCCCGACATTCCCGTTTACAAAGTGATAGAATGCATCGGTCCTACCAACATACGAGTCTTTACGGTGGCTGTGTACTTTCGCGGAAAACGATTAGCCACCGCATCTGGGCCTAGCATCCAACAAGCGGAAATGAATGCAGCCAAGTATGCACTAGAAAATTCTCGTGAATTATTCCCACAATtggatcatcaacggcgcgtgATTTCGCAAAGCATCAAACAACAAGGCAAAGGAAGTAATATCCGGAGCGACTCACCGACTGGTTCCAATTTCCGGGGAAGCATATACGCCAGGGATGCCGGAGATGATTCACATTTGCCGAAGCAGTACAGGATTCGGGAGGATGTGTCCAGTGATGAGTTGAGCGTTTCCAGCGACGACTACAAGAGGGATACTCAGAAACGAAAGAAACGGAAGCATAAGAAGAAACGGTCACGGTCTTCAAGCAAAGCGAAATCTAGTGTGGAAAAACGTGATGATGACAGTAATTCCGACACACAATGCCATCCGGAGAAGGACAGCAGCAAGAAAAAGGATCATCGCACTTACACTTCTGAAAAAAGTGGCAGTTATTTGAAAGTGTCCGAGGCTGAGGAGGTTTCGGACGTGGAATCTGGTGAAATAATATAG